In Qipengyuania psychrotolerans, one DNA window encodes the following:
- the ilvD gene encoding dihydroxy-acid dehydratase: protein MPAYRSRTTTHGRNMAGARGLWRATGMKDEDFGKPIIAVVNSFTQFVPGHVHLKDLGQLVARQIEQAGGVAKEFNTIAVDDGIAMGHDGMLYSLPSRDLIADSVEYMVNAHCADAMVCISNCDKITPGMLMAAMRLNIPAVFVSGGPMEAGKVVWDGKEKALDLVDAMVAAADESYTDEQVLEIERSACPTCGSCSGMFTANSMNCLTEALGLSLPGNGSTLATHADRQGLFERAGRLVVTLAKRYYEEDDESVLPRTIASFEAFENAMSLDIAMGGSTNTVLHLLAAAHEAGVDFTMEDIDRLSRKVPCLSKVAPAKDDVHMEDVHRAGGIMSILGELEKAGLLHTALPTVHSPTMGDALDDWDIGRTKNNKVREFFSAAPGGVPTQTAFSQSRRWESLDTDRENGVIRSAEHAFSQDGGLAVLYGNIARDGCIVKTAGVDESILKFTGSAKVYESQDDAVTAILTEQVVEGDVVVIRYEGPRGGPGMQEMLYPTSYLKSKGLGAACALLTDGRFSGGTSGLSIGHVSPEAAEGGAIALVEDGDRIEIDIPNRTIHLAVSDAEMDRRRAAMDAKGDTAWMPVSKRDRAISPALQAYAAMTTSAAKGAIRDVSQLKRR from the coding sequence ATGCCTGCCTATCGTTCACGTACTACCACCCATGGCCGCAATATGGCCGGCGCCCGAGGGCTATGGCGCGCGACGGGCATGAAGGACGAAGATTTCGGCAAGCCCATCATTGCCGTGGTCAACAGCTTCACCCAGTTCGTGCCGGGACACGTTCACCTCAAGGATCTGGGCCAATTGGTAGCTCGCCAGATCGAACAAGCGGGCGGCGTCGCCAAGGAATTCAATACCATCGCAGTCGATGATGGCATCGCGATGGGCCACGACGGGATGCTCTATTCGCTCCCCAGCCGTGATCTGATTGCAGACAGCGTCGAATATATGGTCAACGCCCACTGCGCCGATGCGATGGTCTGCATTTCCAACTGCGACAAGATCACACCTGGCATGCTGATGGCCGCGATGCGCCTCAACATCCCGGCCGTGTTCGTTTCTGGCGGTCCAATGGAAGCCGGAAAGGTGGTCTGGGACGGCAAGGAAAAGGCGCTCGATCTCGTAGATGCGATGGTCGCGGCGGCCGACGAATCCTATACCGACGAACAGGTGCTGGAAATCGAACGCTCGGCCTGTCCGACCTGCGGTTCGTGTTCAGGGATGTTCACGGCAAATTCCATGAATTGCCTGACCGAGGCGCTTGGGCTGTCGCTTCCGGGCAATGGCTCGACCCTCGCGACCCACGCCGACAGGCAGGGCTTGTTCGAAAGGGCAGGGCGGCTCGTCGTCACTCTCGCGAAACGGTACTATGAGGAGGACGACGAGAGCGTCTTGCCCCGGACAATCGCGAGTTTTGAAGCGTTTGAGAATGCGATGAGCCTCGATATAGCGATGGGCGGTTCGACCAACACCGTCTTGCACCTGCTCGCAGCTGCGCACGAAGCTGGAGTCGATTTTACCATGGAAGATATCGACCGCCTGAGCCGCAAGGTGCCATGCCTGTCCAAGGTAGCCCCGGCCAAGGACGATGTTCACATGGAGGACGTGCACCGTGCGGGCGGGATCATGTCGATCCTTGGTGAGCTCGAGAAAGCTGGCTTGCTGCATACCGCGCTTCCCACGGTCCACAGCCCAACGATGGGCGATGCCCTGGATGACTGGGACATCGGTCGCACCAAGAACAACAAGGTTCGCGAATTCTTCTCCGCTGCACCGGGCGGCGTCCCCACGCAGACTGCGTTCAGCCAGTCGCGTCGCTGGGAATCGCTGGATACCGACCGCGAAAATGGTGTGATCCGCAGCGCAGAACATGCTTTTAGTCAGGATGGCGGCCTGGCAGTGCTCTATGGCAATATCGCCCGTGACGGCTGCATTGTTAAAACCGCCGGCGTGGACGAGAGCATCCTCAAATTCACCGGTTCTGCGAAGGTCTATGAAAGCCAAGACGATGCCGTCACCGCTATCCTGACCGAGCAGGTGGTCGAGGGCGATGTCGTCGTGATCCGCTATGAGGGACCACGCGGCGGGCCCGGGATGCAAGAGATGCTCTATCCCACCAGCTATCTCAAATCGAAGGGCCTCGGTGCGGCCTGCGCACTCCTGACCGACGGCCGGTTTTCTGGCGGAACTTCCGGCCTGTCCATAGGCCATGTCTCTCCAGAAGCAGCTGAGGGCGGCGCAATTGCGCTGGTGGAAGATGGTGACCGCATCGAGATCGATATCCCGAACCGCACTATCCACCTTGCCGTCAGCGACGCGGAAATGGATCGCCGCCGCGCGGCAATGGATGCCAAGGGAGACACGGCCTGGATGCCTGTGAGCAAGCGGGACCGGGCGATCTCGCCAGCCCTTCAGGCTTACGCCGCAATGACGACATCTGCGGCGAAGGGTGCGATCCGCGATGTTTCTCAGCTGAAGCGGCGCTAA
- a CDS encoding NAD(P)H-hydrate dehydratase: MSDPVLTVAQMRAAEQAVMDHGTSEWELMHRAGTGAALWVSRMAAGRPVTVLCGPGNNGGDGYVIAETLRMDGYNVTVIAPIDPKTETASTAKTKFGGTVVPSGSLAAPVVVDCLFGYGLDREVSGDFTKLLEELKSSNCFKIAIDVPSSVASDDGKLLGPCVDYDLTLALGAWKPAHFLMPAAAIMGIKRLVPLALPMMEGAAELSHRPSFAIPAADTHKYKRGLVAVVEGEMPGAGLLASMAAMRSGAGYVKLLGDHSHPDAPADLVLESGDLDELLSDERIGCVLAGPGLGRTRQSREQLQAVLSSGKRCVIDADALHLLDRASLSGINPARIIVTPHEGELAALCKAFDVTALDKLGRARALHDAAGVTVLAKGPDTILTGSGRTIFFPRGSSWLSVAGSGDVLAGILASRFAHHHDPLAASQEAVWLHNEAARRSGPAFCASDLAGAVGQAFGAFL; the protein is encoded by the coding sequence ATGAGTGATCCTGTCCTGACCGTCGCTCAGATGCGGGCGGCCGAGCAAGCCGTCATGGACCATGGCACCAGTGAGTGGGAATTGATGCACCGCGCTGGCACAGGCGCTGCGCTATGGGTAAGCCGGATGGCTGCGGGTCGCCCGGTGACGGTCCTTTGCGGACCCGGAAACAATGGCGGCGACGGTTATGTGATTGCCGAAACCCTGCGGATGGACGGATACAACGTAACGGTAATCGCGCCCATCGATCCTAAGACCGAAACTGCCTCGACGGCGAAGACGAAATTCGGGGGCACCGTGGTACCCAGCGGATCGCTTGCGGCACCGGTCGTGGTGGATTGCCTGTTTGGCTATGGACTTGATCGGGAAGTCAGCGGTGACTTCACGAAATTGCTTGAAGAGCTCAAGTCATCTAATTGTTTTAAAATAGCTATAGATGTGCCCAGTTCGGTGGCGAGTGATGATGGCAAGTTGCTAGGCCCATGCGTTGATTATGACCTGACATTGGCATTGGGCGCCTGGAAACCGGCACATTTCCTGATGCCGGCAGCCGCTATCATGGGCATCAAACGGCTTGTCCCGCTCGCTTTGCCGATGATGGAAGGGGCTGCCGAGCTATCGCATCGCCCATCCTTCGCAATACCGGCTGCTGACACGCACAAATACAAGCGCGGTCTGGTTGCTGTTGTTGAAGGTGAAATGCCGGGCGCTGGCCTGCTTGCGAGCATGGCAGCGATGCGATCAGGCGCCGGTTACGTAAAACTGCTTGGTGATCACTCGCACCCTGATGCTCCCGCTGATCTGGTTCTGGAATCGGGCGATCTTGATGAGTTGCTGTCTGACGAGCGTATAGGCTGTGTTCTGGCCGGACCGGGGCTCGGCCGGACACGGCAATCACGCGAACAATTGCAGGCTGTTCTTTCAAGCGGGAAACGCTGCGTCATCGATGCAGATGCGCTCCACCTGCTCGACAGGGCATCTTTGTCTGGCATCAATCCAGCCAGGATAATCGTGACGCCGCACGAAGGCGAATTGGCGGCGCTGTGCAAAGCGTTTGACGTCACGGCGCTGGACAAACTTGGCAGAGCGAGGGCTTTGCATGATGCGGCAGGCGTGACTGTTCTGGCGAAAGGACCGGATACGATCCTGACCGGGTCCGGACGGACGATCTTTTTCCCGCGCGGCTCAAGTTGGCTTTCCGTCGCCGGTTCAGGCGATGTATTGGCCGGCATATTGGCCTCACGCTTCGCTCATCATCACGATCCGCTGGCAGCCTCGCAGGAGGCAGTCTGGCTGCATAACGAGGCTGCGCGCAGATCAGGCCCGGCTTTTTGCGCGAGCGATCTTGCCGGCGCGGTAGGGCAAGCCTTTGGAGCATTTTTGTGA
- a CDS encoding class I SAM-dependent RNA methyltransferase, with the protein MSETETILRIAAKGDGVTASGRHISGAVTGDVVAPDGSITLGPHHVEPPCRHFGKCGGCQLQQADDDALRRFVTERVALSAEGQDLEVGELLATHLSPPLSRRRATLHGQRAGKGAVLGFREGRSNRIVDMRECPVLAPELFALVAPCRNLIAKYAGKGPVDIALTLADQGIDCAIKGIETSGLQATEEMLEFAKANSLARLSLDQGYGPETVWEPEPVTVTLGGVAVPLTFGAFLQPTRDGEAALLADARDWLSGAQTIADLFSGLGTFAFALADPAKVLAVEAARDAHLACKGAANARRLPVHAMHRDLFRNPLESAEISRFSAILLDPPRAGAREQVAQIAASEVNRVVYVSCNPSSWGRDAKTLVEAGFRIEKLRPVGQFRWSTHVELTSLFTR; encoded by the coding sequence GTGAGCGAAACTGAGACGATATTGCGCATTGCAGCCAAGGGTGATGGCGTCACCGCGTCTGGCAGGCATATCTCCGGAGCGGTCACCGGTGACGTCGTCGCGCCGGACGGTTCGATCACGCTTGGACCGCACCATGTCGAGCCACCCTGCCGTCATTTCGGCAAGTGCGGCGGCTGCCAGTTGCAGCAAGCCGACGATGATGCGTTGCGCCGCTTCGTGACGGAGCGGGTTGCGCTCTCTGCGGAGGGCCAGGACCTGGAGGTTGGCGAACTGCTCGCGACCCACCTGTCCCCGCCACTGAGCCGGCGCCGTGCCACTTTGCATGGCCAGCGGGCGGGCAAGGGCGCTGTCCTTGGTTTCCGCGAAGGACGCAGCAATCGGATCGTCGATATGCGGGAATGCCCTGTGCTCGCACCCGAACTGTTCGCGCTGGTCGCGCCATGTCGCAATCTGATCGCGAAATATGCCGGCAAGGGTCCGGTTGATATTGCCCTGACCCTGGCGGACCAAGGGATCGATTGCGCGATCAAGGGCATCGAGACTTCTGGACTTCAGGCAACCGAAGAAATGCTGGAATTTGCAAAAGCCAATTCTCTGGCGCGCCTTTCGCTCGACCAGGGTTACGGACCTGAAACGGTGTGGGAGCCCGAACCGGTTACGGTGACCTTGGGCGGGGTCGCGGTGCCTTTGACGTTTGGCGCGTTTCTGCAGCCGACCCGCGACGGAGAAGCTGCACTGCTTGCCGATGCGCGCGACTGGTTAAGCGGTGCGCAGACTATTGCCGACCTGTTTTCAGGTCTCGGAACCTTTGCTTTTGCACTCGCCGATCCTGCCAAGGTGCTGGCGGTCGAGGCTGCCCGCGATGCCCATCTGGCTTGCAAGGGCGCGGCAAATGCCCGCCGGTTGCCGGTTCACGCGATGCACCGCGACTTGTTCCGCAATCCGCTGGAGAGCGCCGAGATTTCGCGTTTCTCGGCCATTCTTCTTGATCCGCCGCGAGCAGGAGCACGGGAACAGGTCGCTCAAATTGCAGCGAGCGAGGTAAACCGTGTGGTCTATGTCAGCTGCAATCCCTCAAGTTGGGGGCGCGATGCGAAGACATTGGTCGAGGCGGGCTTCCGGATCGAGAAATTGCGTCCCGTCGGGCAGTTCCGCTGGTCGACCCACGTCGAGCTGACCAGCCTCTTTACCCGCTAG
- a CDS encoding hydrolase 1, exosortase A system-associated, translated as MSRHHLAFHCSGLNLAGTLDNAPGTSGLLIVTGGQEPRAGAFGWQSRLAAEVAKAGFPVFRFDRRGIGDSDGEDRGYLKSRKDIAAALQSFRALAPQMSRVVGFGNCDAATALAIAGGAGCDRLVLSNPWTLADHDDALPPPSAVRSRYRGKLVDPSEIWRLLTGGVDFRKLKNGLKQASSIGTSTSPLTEEMKAGLEAFSGQIRFLLAENDRTAQIFAEHWGPDERIHLCSGSGHSYAEPHAREWLLAQVLEALRR; from the coding sequence ATGAGCCGCCACCACCTCGCTTTTCATTGTAGCGGACTGAACCTCGCCGGGACGCTCGACAATGCACCGGGCACGTCCGGATTGCTTATTGTGACGGGCGGTCAGGAACCGCGAGCTGGTGCCTTTGGCTGGCAATCTCGCCTCGCCGCAGAAGTGGCCAAGGCAGGCTTTCCGGTGTTCCGCTTTGATCGCCGCGGGATTGGCGATAGCGACGGTGAAGACCGCGGCTATCTCAAGTCACGCAAGGATATCGCGGCGGCCCTGCAATCTTTCCGCGCCCTTGCCCCGCAAATGTCACGTGTGGTCGGTTTCGGGAATTGCGATGCCGCAACTGCGCTGGCGATCGCAGGGGGAGCGGGTTGCGACCGGCTCGTGCTGAGCAATCCGTGGACACTTGCCGATCATGATGATGCGTTGCCCCCGCCCTCGGCAGTTCGCTCGAGGTATCGCGGTAAGCTGGTCGACCCGAGTGAAATCTGGCGTCTGCTGACCGGCGGAGTGGATTTCCGCAAGCTGAAGAATGGTCTCAAACAGGCTTCCAGTATTGGGACCAGTACATCGCCGCTGACCGAGGAAATGAAGGCCGGCCTCGAGGCTTTCAGTGGGCAAATCCGGTTCCTGCTGGCCGAGAACGACCGTACAGCACAGATCTTTGCAGAGCACTGGGGTCCCGATGAGCGGATACATCTCTGCTCGGGTTCAGGGCACTCCTATGCAGAGCCGCACGCGAGAGAATGGCTGCTAGCCCAGGTCTTGGAAGCGCTGCGCCGCTAG
- a CDS encoding acyl carrier protein, with amino-acid sequence MSETATAEATGPSRSSIDTTLRGILCDVLALDAQQVEEFDGDTGLFGHLPELDSMAVATLLTEMEDRLAIIIEDDDVDGEMLETYGGLLAFAEAKIIEG; translated from the coding sequence ATGTCCGAGACCGCAACAGCCGAGGCCACCGGGCCGAGCCGCAGCTCGATCGATACGACGCTGCGCGGTATCTTGTGTGACGTCCTGGCGCTGGATGCGCAGCAGGTCGAGGAGTTTGACGGCGACACCGGCTTGTTCGGACACCTTCCCGAACTGGATTCCATGGCCGTAGCGACGCTTCTGACCGAAATGGAAGATCGTCTTGCGATCATCATCGAAGATGATGACGTCGACGGTGAAATGCTGGAAACATATGGCGGCCTACTGGCCTTTGCCGAAGCCAAGATCATCGAAGGCTGA
- a CDS encoding GNAT family N-acetyltransferase: protein MVISVSYHDTVTKLQEVSHEPAGPFDRFDWYALLQDYGTRPVIALGESEYRRVALPLMEGPNGLESLSNWFTFSWRIWGSNDEWADETLRAIARDLRKRTRRIDLRLVPGEDDCVDRLQSAFRSAGWMVFRKPCDENHILYVDGRSFAEYWSYRSGQMRTTLKRKGKKVDIEIDTVFHEDNWRIYQDIYAKSWKPSEEREDLLEAFARREGELGHLRLGIARADGKPVAAQFWTVEKGTAYIHKLAHIEEANPLSAGTTLTAAMFEHVIDTDKVTLVDFGTGTDAYKSDWMEHRRPRYALTCLDWRQPSSWGAIIKQSIRRLAPQKLRS, encoded by the coding sequence GTGGTCATCAGTGTCAGCTATCACGACACCGTTACGAAACTGCAAGAGGTGTCGCATGAACCCGCGGGACCTTTCGACCGCTTTGATTGGTATGCGCTTTTACAGGATTACGGGACCAGGCCGGTAATCGCACTGGGTGAAAGCGAATACAGGCGGGTCGCGCTTCCTCTGATGGAAGGCCCCAACGGCCTGGAAAGCCTGTCGAACTGGTTCACCTTCTCCTGGCGGATTTGGGGCAGCAATGACGAATGGGCTGACGAAACGCTTAGGGCCATCGCAAGGGACCTCAGGAAACGAACCCGTCGGATCGATCTTCGACTTGTGCCTGGAGAAGACGATTGCGTGGACCGTCTGCAATCAGCGTTTCGGTCGGCCGGCTGGATGGTGTTCCGCAAACCCTGCGATGAAAATCATATCCTATACGTCGATGGTCGAAGTTTTGCCGAGTACTGGTCCTACAGATCCGGCCAGATGCGCACTACCCTCAAGCGTAAAGGCAAGAAGGTCGATATCGAGATAGATACGGTATTTCATGAAGATAATTGGCGTATTTATCAGGATATCTACGCCAAAAGCTGGAAACCTTCCGAGGAACGAGAAGACCTCCTCGAAGCGTTCGCTCGCCGCGAAGGCGAACTTGGGCACCTGCGTCTCGGCATCGCGAGAGCAGATGGCAAACCGGTCGCCGCGCAATTCTGGACCGTGGAGAAGGGCACCGCCTACATCCACAAGCTTGCCCATATCGAGGAGGCGAATCCGCTGTCGGCAGGCACGACTTTGACTGCCGCCATGTTCGAGCATGTAATAGACACTGATAAGGTGACCCTGGTCGACTTCGGCACAGGCACTGATGCATATAAAAGCGACTGGATGGAGCATCGCCGACCACGCTACGCCCTCACCTGCCTCGATTGGCGCCAGCCTTCGTCCTGGGGCGCGATCATCAAGCAGTCCATACGCCGCCTTGCACCGCAGAAACTGCGCAGCTAA
- a CDS encoding acyl-CoA ligase (AMP-forming), exosortase A system-associated produces the protein MTTGYPPTGNLQPDPMPYPLDQLAERGDAQARALVLRDRTLTFGELRERVSLLAGWLADRFDHGQRIATWAAKGELTCLMPLAAARAGVVHVPINPLLKRAQVAHILEDSGSAGLIATPARLKSLQVGDAADSCELVSEEDIFPMAVDHGRSLKPSSHDPADLAAILYTSGSTGRPKGVMLSHANLWLGAVSVAHYLGMASDDVTLAVLPLSFDYGQSQLLSTWYAGGCAVPLDYLFPKDVAKACAKHRVTTLAAVPPLWVQLCEIEWSEDASRSMRRITNSGGALTPELITSLRGIFPKTRIFPMYGLTEAFRSTFLDPDLVMEHPTSMGTAIPFAEILVIDDQGKIAEPGAEGELVHCGPLVAQGYWNDSKRTAERFRPAPVASAYGGTAVWSGDRVRRDANGLLYFVGRRDAMIKSSGNRISPHEIESAAMATNLVAEAVAIGVPDYALGQAIHLVLRAKSAEEAGVETKLKRLLARELPNFMQPHAIHWRETMPINPNGKIDRAALAKELGA, from the coding sequence ATGACCACCGGATATCCCCCGACCGGAAATTTGCAGCCTGATCCCATGCCCTATCCACTGGATCAACTGGCGGAGCGCGGCGATGCACAGGCGCGGGCGCTGGTGCTTCGCGATCGGACGCTGACTTTCGGCGAGCTGCGTGAGCGAGTCAGCCTCCTCGCTGGATGGCTTGCGGATCGATTCGACCATGGACAGCGCATTGCAACATGGGCAGCCAAGGGTGAATTGACCTGCCTGATGCCTTTGGCGGCGGCCAGAGCAGGGGTAGTTCATGTTCCCATCAATCCCCTGCTGAAGCGCGCGCAGGTGGCCCATATCCTCGAGGACAGCGGTTCAGCGGGGTTGATTGCCACGCCAGCCCGCCTGAAATCGCTTCAGGTCGGCGATGCAGCGGACAGCTGCGAACTTGTTTCCGAAGAAGATATCTTTCCGATGGCGGTGGATCACGGACGGTCCCTCAAACCATCCAGCCATGATCCGGCTGATCTTGCCGCCATACTGTACACCAGCGGATCTACCGGACGGCCCAAGGGCGTGATGCTTAGTCACGCGAACCTCTGGCTCGGCGCCGTTTCCGTGGCCCATTACCTCGGCATGGCCAGCGACGATGTAACGCTTGCGGTGCTTCCGCTAAGCTTCGACTATGGGCAAAGCCAATTGCTCAGCACGTGGTACGCCGGTGGCTGCGCCGTGCCGCTGGATTACCTGTTCCCGAAAGACGTGGCGAAAGCCTGTGCAAAGCATCGCGTCACCACGCTTGCTGCAGTTCCCCCTTTGTGGGTGCAACTGTGCGAGATTGAATGGTCAGAAGATGCGAGCCGCTCGATGCGGAGGATCACTAATAGCGGCGGCGCATTGACGCCCGAATTGATCACAAGTTTGCGCGGTATATTCCCGAAAACTCGAATTTTTCCGATGTATGGCCTGACCGAAGCATTCCGCTCGACCTTTCTCGACCCGGATCTGGTGATGGAGCATCCGACGTCTATGGGGACAGCGATCCCTTTCGCAGAGATCCTGGTGATTGATGATCAGGGCAAGATTGCCGAACCGGGTGCGGAGGGGGAACTCGTTCATTGCGGGCCGCTGGTGGCGCAAGGGTACTGGAATGACTCAAAGCGTACTGCGGAGCGGTTCAGACCCGCTCCAGTTGCTTCGGCATACGGGGGAACTGCTGTCTGGTCGGGCGACCGGGTTCGGCGTGATGCGAATGGCCTTTTGTATTTTGTCGGCCGCCGCGATGCGATGATCAAGAGCTCAGGCAACCGAATAAGTCCTCACGAGATCGAAAGCGCTGCCATGGCGACCAATCTCGTCGCTGAAGCGGTCGCAATCGGCGTCCCTGACTACGCGCTTGGCCAAGCGATCCACCTTGTCCTCAGGGCGAAATCTGCAGAGGAGGCAGGTGTGGAAACGAAACTGAAGCGCCTCTTGGCCCGTGAGCTACCCAATTTCATGCAACCCCACGCCATTCATTGGCGTGAGACGATGCCGATCAATCCCAACGGCAAGATTGACCGCGCTGCGCTGGCAAAGGAACTTGGGGCATGA
- a CDS encoding pyridoxal-dependent decarboxylase, exosortase A system-associated: protein MKPVGPIPEGYSAIDGELAISGRRVSQLVEEAGRTPLFVYSKDLIAQRMAHLRGAMPGRIKVNYAIKANSFAPLLEFISKEVEGLDIASGGELEILQALGIAGERISFAGPGKRDAELEAAIAAGATLNLESENEAARALAIGERLGITPRLAIRVNPDFELKGSGMKMGGGAKPFGIDAERVPKLAKEITDAGCEWRGLHIFTGSQALGADAVIEAQNNILDLADRIAKEAGLKLPKLNMGGGFGIPYFAGDTALDIESVGHSLSKRLENLPESLDGAELFIELGRYLVGEAGVYLTRIIDRKVSHGETYLVTDGGLHHQLAASGNFGTVVRRNYPVAIASHFGSEPTEIANIVGCLCTPLDRLADKAHLPRAEVGDLVAVFCAGAYGASASPSAFLGQGPAKEVLI from the coding sequence ATGAAACCGGTGGGTCCGATTCCCGAAGGCTATTCGGCAATTGATGGCGAGCTCGCGATCAGTGGGAGGCGCGTCTCCCAGCTTGTCGAAGAGGCGGGCCGGACTCCGTTATTCGTTTATTCAAAAGACCTGATTGCTCAAAGAATGGCCCACCTGCGGGGCGCTATGCCGGGCAGGATAAAGGTCAATTATGCTATAAAAGCCAATAGCTTTGCACCACTTCTTGAGTTCATATCCAAAGAAGTTGAAGGGCTTGATATCGCTTCGGGCGGAGAGCTCGAAATACTCCAGGCACTGGGTATCGCAGGCGAGCGTATCAGTTTCGCCGGGCCCGGAAAGCGGGATGCGGAGCTGGAGGCTGCGATTGCTGCCGGAGCAACCCTCAATCTCGAAAGCGAAAACGAGGCGGCGCGCGCCTTGGCCATTGGCGAGCGGCTTGGCATCACACCGCGGCTTGCGATCCGGGTTAATCCCGATTTCGAGCTCAAAGGCTCTGGAATGAAAATGGGTGGCGGTGCGAAACCCTTCGGAATCGATGCGGAACGTGTGCCGAAACTCGCGAAGGAAATTACCGATGCAGGCTGCGAGTGGCGCGGGTTACACATTTTTACCGGATCCCAGGCGCTAGGGGCGGATGCCGTAATTGAGGCTCAGAACAATATCCTCGATCTGGCGGACAGGATTGCCAAAGAGGCAGGATTGAAACTGCCGAAACTCAATATGGGCGGGGGTTTCGGGATTCCCTATTTCGCCGGTGACACCGCACTGGACATAGAATCTGTTGGTCATTCGCTCTCTAAGAGACTGGAGAATCTACCAGAAAGCCTCGATGGCGCGGAGCTTTTCATTGAACTTGGCAGGTATCTGGTGGGCGAGGCTGGGGTGTACCTGACGCGGATCATCGACCGGAAAGTAAGCCACGGGGAGACCTATCTCGTAACTGACGGTGGCCTCCATCATCAATTGGCGGCGTCGGGCAATTTCGGGACCGTTGTAAGGCGGAACTATCCGGTAGCAATCGCATCGCACTTCGGGTCAGAACCTACTGAAATTGCTAACATTGTCGGCTGCCTGTGCACTCCGCTGGACCGATTGGCGGACAAGGCGCATCTGCCCCGGGCCGAGGTAGGCGACCTCGTTGCCGTGTTCTGCGCCGGTGCATACGGCGCCAGCGCCTCTCCAAGCGCATTTCTTGGACAAGGGCCTGCAAAAGAAGTCCTGATTTGA
- a CDS encoding XrtA/PEP-CTERM system exopolysaccharide export protein, with the protein MRSIRFTASIAVLCAGLSLGGCATTGGDELPPATFVALQEEPGEEYVIGPLDELTIHVWRNPELGAEKIQVRPDGRVTIPLVKDLPAVGKTPSMLEEDIRLQLSQYIEDPLVSVIVNEFAGTFSQQIRIVGATEKPASLPYRANMTVLDAMISVGGLSEFAAGNRSKLIRFDKEAGTQREYALRLTDLLKRGDSDANVLLRPGDVIIIPESAF; encoded by the coding sequence ATGCGTTCGATCCGTTTCACTGCCTCGATTGCCGTGCTTTGCGCCGGCCTTTCGCTGGGCGGCTGCGCGACCACCGGCGGTGACGAACTGCCACCGGCGACTTTTGTCGCCTTGCAGGAAGAGCCCGGCGAAGAATACGTAATCGGTCCTCTCGACGAGTTGACCATCCACGTCTGGCGCAATCCCGAACTCGGGGCCGAGAAGATCCAGGTTCGTCCTGATGGGCGTGTCACGATCCCCTTGGTCAAGGATCTGCCAGCCGTCGGCAAAACGCCGTCCATGCTGGAAGAAGATATCCGTCTCCAGCTGAGCCAGTATATCGAAGATCCGCTTGTATCGGTCATCGTAAACGAGTTTGCTGGCACCTTCAGTCAGCAAATTCGCATTGTCGGTGCGACAGAGAAGCCTGCTTCGCTTCCATACCGTGCAAACATGACCGTGCTTGATGCCATGATCTCGGTCGGTGGATTGAGCGAATTTGCCGCGGGCAACCGTTCCAAGCTGATCCGTTTCGATAAGGAGGCGGGCACACAGCGTGAATATGCGCTGCGCCTGACTGATCTGCTCAAGCGGGGCGACAGCGACGCCAATGTTCTGCTGCGTCCCGGAGACGTCATCATCATTCCCGAAAGCGCCTTCTAA